Proteins encoded by one window of Monoglobus pectinilyticus:
- a CDS encoding hemolysin family protein: protein MDTLPPTQSLWVILLILFGLSMFFTLIEQSTIVVNDAKLKKLADSGNKKAIRLSKFLDGNSGDFVASIQFINSLLLLSIGGCAIYMYLIPLVSYFTELNINIIAACILSFVIISFITTLVYLIFGIFVPKGLAGKYSESISVALTPISIFVTYLSIPFVWIPRIISKIILKIFGIRPDENDDDVTEEEIRMMVDIGSESGAIDDDEKEMIHNIFEMDDKPVEDIMTHRTDAVILWINDGPDKWEEIINETNHTRYPVCGNAIDDIIGVLNSRDFYKFLLKDRNGNLRDILREPYFVPESIKADEMFSQMQDKNAHFAIVLDEYGGFRGIVTQEDLIEEIVGELYSEYDQPEEEQEIVKLPGEDDSWLIQGCAEIEDVEEELGIDIPDEEYNTFAGLILDELGTVPADGEMPELSFGSMKINVTKVADHRIEEAVVTLVEPDTENSSESDEINEPSDDKNHDDN, encoded by the coding sequence TTGGACACGTTGCCCCCTACGCAATCGTTATGGGTGATTCTTTTGATTTTGTTTGGTTTAAGTATGTTTTTTACTTTAATCGAACAGTCAACAATTGTAGTAAATGATGCAAAACTTAAAAAACTAGCAGACAGCGGAAACAAAAAAGCCATACGGCTTTCAAAATTTCTCGATGGAAACTCAGGGGATTTTGTAGCGTCTATTCAATTTATAAACAGCTTACTACTGCTCTCAATAGGCGGATGTGCAATATATATGTATTTGATTCCGCTGGTTTCGTACTTTACCGAGCTTAATATAAATATCATTGCTGCTTGTATATTGAGTTTTGTAATTATTTCTTTCATTACAACTTTAGTATATTTAATATTTGGAATTTTTGTTCCAAAAGGTTTGGCCGGAAAATACTCTGAAAGTATTTCTGTAGCCTTAACTCCCATTTCAATCTTTGTAACATATTTGAGTATACCATTTGTATGGATTCCTCGAATTATATCAAAAATTATTTTGAAAATCTTTGGTATTCGGCCAGACGAAAACGATGATGACGTCACCGAGGAAGAAATCAGAATGATGGTTGATATCGGGTCAGAAAGCGGCGCCATTGATGACGATGAAAAAGAAATGATACATAATATTTTTGAAATGGACGACAAACCTGTTGAAGACATAATGACTCACAGAACCGACGCAGTTATCTTGTGGATAAATGACGGTCCTGATAAGTGGGAAGAAATTATAAATGAAACAAACCATACAAGATATCCAGTATGCGGCAATGCTATAGATGATATCATTGGAGTTCTGAACAGCCGTGATTTTTACAAATTCTTACTTAAAGACAGGAATGGAAATCTTAGAGATATTTTAAGAGAGCCATATTTTGTTCCTGAGTCTATAAAAGCTGACGAAATGTTTTCTCAAATGCAGGATAAAAATGCTCACTTCGCTATTGTTCTTGATGAATACGGCGGTTTTAGAGGCATAGTTACACAAGAAGACTTGATTGAGGAAATAGTCGGTGAACTGTACAGCGAATACGATCAGCCTGAGGAGGAACAAGAAATTGTTAAACTTCCCGGCGAAGACGACAGCTGGCTTATTCAGGGCTGCGCAGAAATTGAAGACGTTGAAGAAGAACTTGGTATAGATATTCCTGACGAAGAATATAACACCTTTGCCGGATTAATATTAGATGAGCTTGGAACAGTCCCCGCAGATGGAGAAATGCCTGAGCTGTCTTTCGGGTCTATGAAAATAAACGTAACCAAAGTCGCTGACCACAGAATTGAAGAAGCTGTTGTTACTTTGGTTGAACCCGATACTGAAAACAGTTCTGAAAGCGATGAAATAAACGAACCGTCTGACGATAAAAATCACGATGACAATTAA
- the murA gene encoding UDP-N-acetylglucosamine 1-carboxyvinyltransferase, translated as MAKYIINGPCENFGGNVKISGSKNSALPIMAAALLSEEESVLDNVPHLSDTDVMAEIIKGLGCDIYRDKHGSMRISANITKPKRLRDYSLFSKLRASVLVMSPCLARFGNVRIPLPGGCKIGARPIDLHLKGFAAMGAKIKQGHGFVEASAKNGLVGTRIYLDFPSVGATENLMIAACLANGTTTIENAANEPEIIDLADFLCGMGGSVTGAGSDTIIIKGTTRMHKNNHKIIPDRIEAGTFIICAAGLGSGIKTENIEPLHLKPLLAKLTEMGFMFETGLDFIDLKPCQKPKSVDIKTLPYPGFPTDLQAQTMSLLSTSDGNGMVVETIFENRFAHIPELCRMGAKIKTEGNAAFIEGVKRLSGAEVKATDLRAGAALVAAALKADGTSKIHDIEHIERGYENFVEKLKNLGVDIKKE; from the coding sequence ATGGCAAAGTATATTATAAACGGTCCCTGTGAAAATTTTGGAGGAAATGTAAAAATAAGCGGCTCTAAAAATTCTGCTCTTCCGATTATGGCAGCGGCACTTCTTTCCGAAGAAGAATCAGTTTTAGATAACGTCCCTCATCTTTCTGATACTGATGTAATGGCAGAAATTATAAAAGGTCTGGGCTGTGATATTTATAGAGACAAGCACGGTTCAATGAGAATCTCAGCAAATATCACAAAACCTAAAAGATTGCGTGATTATTCACTATTTTCAAAGCTCAGAGCGTCAGTCCTTGTTATGTCACCATGCTTAGCAAGATTCGGAAATGTTCGTATACCACTTCCTGGAGGCTGTAAAATAGGAGCCCGTCCTATAGACCTTCACTTAAAAGGTTTTGCCGCAATGGGTGCAAAAATCAAGCAGGGTCATGGATTTGTTGAAGCGTCCGCAAAAAATGGTCTGGTTGGAACAAGAATATATTTGGATTTTCCCAGTGTCGGAGCAACCGAAAACCTTATGATAGCAGCGTGCCTAGCCAATGGCACAACCACTATAGAAAACGCTGCCAACGAACCTGAAATAATTGATTTAGCTGATTTCCTATGCGGAATGGGCGGCTCAGTCACAGGGGCCGGAAGTGACACAATAATAATAAAAGGCACGACAAGAATGCACAAAAATAATCATAAGATTATTCCCGATAGAATAGAGGCCGGAACTTTTATCATCTGTGCCGCCGGATTAGGCAGTGGAATTAAAACAGAGAATATTGAACCTCTGCATTTAAAACCACTATTGGCTAAATTAACAGAAATGGGATTCATGTTTGAAACCGGTCTTGATTTTATAGACTTAAAACCCTGCCAAAAGCCCAAATCTGTAGATATCAAAACTCTCCCATATCCCGGATTTCCTACAGATTTGCAGGCTCAGACCATGTCACTGCTGTCTACAAGTGATGGCAACGGAATGGTCGTTGAAACCATTTTTGAAAACAGATTTGCCCATATTCCTGAACTTTGCCGTATGGGAGCCAAAATTAAAACAGAGGGCAACGCCGCTTTTATTGAAGGCGTAAAACGTCTCAGCGGAGCGGAAGTCAAAGCAACCGATTTAAGAGCCGGCGCCGCGTTAGTTGCTGCGGCGCTAAAAGCCGATGGAACAAGTAAAATTCATGATATTGAACACATTGAACGCGGTTATGAAAACTTTGTTGAAAAGCTTAAAAATCTTGGTGTTGATATAAAAAAAGAATGA
- a CDS encoding M23 family metallopeptidase, producing MKRKLVGWIMCIMLFISVLPNLAVSAGESWWWPCPSALSYSSGYGMRTYNGVTRFHRGVDIPGTRGSQVIASRSGIARIANTNNPFANDRGRCVVIDHEDGYYSVYQHMSDYAINDNVRVMQGQVIGYVGGSGSGGEYTYNAHLHFEVHKYSPNNALTILNLDWSQGVNTPVTSTDPKAFINPNAPRPSGEAPSNITIKANKTSIEVGDTVTFTYTISNANSRYVGIDWAGGSRYYSIPLSNSSGTVSYTFTLPGTYCVITEGSNEYGYNCCGGVYITVKAKEITASISANYTSIGVGDTVTFDYYINNATSYRGLGIDYAGGSRYFSQSLDQTSGSVSHTFTKPGLYCCIVEGYNTDVYNCSPGVYVKVVDSKPIDMTISVDETNINIGDTVTFKYAIIGATVKHIGIDYADGTRYNSIRTYQDSGSISYTFTQTGLYCCIIEGYNNIGYDCSPGIYIRVTEPYQSPTTFTTYTDNDSYRRFHTEITNLTCDAEYIVASYDSGGQLLEMSNSGISAGEGGCEMTLPKHSGEKYIKVFLWDSLKGMKPLTEVEKITL from the coding sequence ATGAAAAGGAAATTAGTGGGTTGGATTATGTGCATAATGTTATTTATCTCTGTTCTGCCAAACCTTGCTGTATCAGCAGGCGAAAGTTGGTGGTGGCCTTGCCCAAGTGCATTAAGTTATTCCAGCGGTTATGGTATGAGAACATATAATGGAGTAACAAGATTTCACAGGGGTGTTGATATTCCGGGCACACGCGGTTCTCAAGTAATCGCTTCAAGAAGCGGAATCGCCAGAATTGCTAACACAAACAATCCTTTTGCAAACGATAGAGGCCGTTGTGTTGTAATCGACCATGAAGATGGTTATTATTCTGTATATCAGCATATGTCAGATTATGCTATAAACGATAATGTGAGAGTAATGCAAGGACAAGTCATAGGTTATGTTGGCGGTTCAGGTTCAGGCGGAGAATATACTTATAATGCACATTTGCATTTTGAGGTACACAAATATTCGCCAAACAACGCTTTGACAATATTAAATCTTGATTGGAGTCAAGGAGTAAATACCCCTGTAACCTCTACAGACCCGAAAGCTTTTATTAACCCCAATGCCCCTCGACCTTCAGGCGAAGCACCAAGCAATATAACAATAAAAGCAAATAAAACATCTATTGAAGTAGGTGATACTGTTACATTTACGTATACAATAAGCAATGCTAATTCTAGATATGTCGGAATAGATTGGGCTGGCGGCAGTAGATATTATTCAATTCCTCTGAGTAATTCATCAGGAACAGTTTCGTACACATTTACTTTACCTGGTACTTATTGTGTTATCACTGAAGGTTCAAATGAGTATGGATATAATTGTTGCGGGGGTGTTTATATTACTGTTAAAGCAAAAGAAATAACGGCAAGCATTTCAGCCAATTACACTTCAATAGGTGTTGGTGATACAGTTACATTTGATTATTATATAAATAACGCCACATCTTACAGAGGATTAGGCATAGACTATGCAGGAGGTTCAAGATATTTTTCTCAATCACTTGATCAAACTTCAGGATCAGTTTCTCATACTTTTACTAAACCGGGATTATATTGTTGCATTGTAGAGGGATATAATACAGACGTATATAATTGCAGTCCTGGTGTTTATGTAAAAGTGGTAGACAGCAAGCCAATAGATATGACTATCAGCGTAGATGAAACCAATATAAATATAGGTGATACGGTTACTTTTAAATATGCAATTATCGGTGCAACAGTAAAGCATATAGGAATAGATTATGCCGACGGCACGCGGTATAATAGCATACGAACCTATCAGGATTCCGGCAGTATTTCTTATACATTTACACAAACAGGACTGTATTGCTGTATAATTGAGGGGTATAATAATATAGGATATGATTGTAGTCCGGGCATCTATATTAGGGTAACAGAACCGTATCAATCTCCAACTACTTTCACTACCTACACCGACAACGACAGCTATCGTAGATTTCACACGGAAATAACAAATCTTACCTGCGACGCAGAATACATTGTCGCGTCCTACGACAGCGGCGGACAGTTGCTTGAAATGTCAAATTCCGGCATTTCTGCGGGCGAGGGCGGCTGTGAAATGACCTTGCCAAAGCATAGTGGCGAAAAATATATAAAAGTATTTTTATGGGATAGTTTAAAAGGAATGAAACCGCTGACGGAGGTTGAAAAAATTACTCTATAA
- a CDS encoding oxaloacetate decarboxylase subunit alpha yields the protein MAKVGITETICRDAHQSLIATRMTTEEMLPALPLMDKVGYHSLEVWGGATFDACLRFLNEDPWERLRKIRKAAPKTKLQMLFRGQNVLGYRHYADDVVEYFVQKSIANGIDIIRIFDALNDVRNLQTAINATKKEKGHVQAAISYTISPVHNNDFFVKLAKEYESCGADSICIKDMAGLLTPYNAFELVKKLKKAVKIPIQLHTHYTSGVASMTYLKAIEAGVDIVDTALSPMALGTSQPPTEPLVATLQGTEYDTGIDLNLLTEIAEYFKPLREKYLASGLMSTKVLGVDINTLKYQVPGGMLSNLVSQLKQQGKEDKLDEVLKEVPEVRKDLGYPPLVTPTSQIVGTQAVLNVLMGERYKMVTKETKGICKGEYGRTPVPIDDEFRKKIIGNEKAITCRPADLIKPELEKLKKECAEWTEQPEDVLSYALFDQVAVKFFEQRKAEKYKIDKDLVNYDDMTHPA from the coding sequence ATGGCTAAAGTAGGAATTACAGAAACCATATGTCGTGATGCGCATCAGTCTCTCATAGCAACTCGTATGACAACTGAAGAGATGCTGCCAGCATTGCCTCTAATGGATAAAGTCGGTTATCATTCTCTGGAAGTTTGGGGAGGCGCCACATTTGACGCTTGTCTCCGTTTCCTTAATGAAGACCCCTGGGAGAGGCTCAGAAAAATAAGAAAAGCCGCTCCAAAGACAAAACTTCAAATGTTGTTCAGAGGTCAAAACGTTCTTGGTTACAGACATTATGCCGACGACGTAGTTGAATATTTTGTACAGAAATCTATAGCTAACGGAATTGATATAATCAGAATTTTTGACGCCTTAAACGATGTTAGAAATCTTCAAACAGCTATTAATGCTACTAAAAAAGAAAAAGGTCACGTTCAGGCGGCTATATCATATACTATAAGCCCAGTACACAATAATGATTTCTTTGTAAAGTTGGCAAAAGAATATGAGAGCTGCGGCGCCGATTCTATCTGCATAAAAGATATGGCCGGTCTTTTGACTCCATACAATGCTTTTGAACTTGTAAAGAAACTGAAAAAAGCTGTCAAAATTCCGATACAGCTTCATACACACTATACCAGCGGTGTTGCTTCAATGACATATCTTAAGGCTATCGAAGCTGGTGTTGATATTGTAGACACGGCATTGTCGCCTATGGCTCTGGGAACATCTCAGCCGCCTACAGAACCATTGGTTGCAACACTTCAAGGAACAGAGTACGATACAGGAATCGACCTTAACTTGCTCACTGAAATTGCTGAATACTTTAAACCTTTAAGAGAAAAGTATTTGGCTTCCGGTCTTATGAGCACAAAGGTTTTAGGCGTTGATATTAACACATTAAAATACCAGGTTCCGGGCGGAATGCTGTCAAATCTAGTTTCTCAGCTGAAGCAGCAAGGAAAAGAAGACAAACTTGACGAGGTATTAAAAGAGGTTCCTGAAGTACGTAAAGATTTAGGCTATCCTCCTCTTGTTACCCCCACAAGCCAAATAGTAGGCACCCAGGCGGTATTAAACGTGCTCATGGGAGAACGCTATAAGATGGTAACCAAAGAGACAAAGGGAATTTGTAAAGGTGAATACGGCAGAACTCCTGTTCCGATTGACGATGAATTCAGAAAGAAGATAATAGGAAATGAAAAGGCAATTACCTGCCGTCCTGCTGACCTAATAAAGCCTGAGCTTGAGAAACTCAAAAAAGAATGTGCAGAATGGACAGAACAGCCGGAAGATGTACTTTCATATGCACTGTTTGACCAAGTTGCAGTCAAATTCTTTGAACAGAGAAAAGCTGAAAAATATAAAATTGACAAAGACTTAGTCAATTATGATGATATGACTCATCCAGCGTAA